A stretch of the Gracilinanus agilis isolate LMUSP501 chromosome 4, AgileGrace, whole genome shotgun sequence genome encodes the following:
- the LOC123244364 gene encoding late cornified envelope protein 3D-like has protein sequence MSCQQNQQQCQPPPKCQTPKILPQAPCSAPISSCSGSSHGGGCSSGSGMGCSSGSEGGCSLFSHHHRRSHRCRRQSSDHCDSGSGHSQQSGDSCGSSGGCC, from the coding sequence ATGTCCTGCCAGCAAAACCAGCAGCAGTGCCAGCCCCCTCCCAAATGCCAGACTCCCAAGATCCTTCCCCAAGCTCCATGCTCTGCTCCAATCTCTTCCTGCAGTGGGTCCAGCCATGGGGGAGGCTGCAGTTCAGGCTCTGGAATGGGCTGCAGCTCTGGCTCTGAAGGTGGATGCAGCCTCTTTTCCCATCATCACAGGCGATCCCACAGATGTAGGCGCCAGAGTTCTGACCACTGTGATAGTGGCAGTGGGCACAGCCAGCAGTCTGGAGATTCCTGTGGGAGCTCTGGCGGTTGCTGCTGA